From the Tribolium castaneum strain GA2 chromosome 2, icTriCast1.1, whole genome shotgun sequence genome, one window contains:
- the LOC659744 gene encoding gastric triacylglycerol lipase, whose protein sequence is MSLPLVFLYLFFPSSSVSINIKNNVCTKVASYHLAPISPDCRYNPDVLSDVQAMSQRHGYSFEKLPVTTDDGYILNIFKISSKNSVGDKLPVFVQHGIAENSGAWADKGNRSLAYRLVEEGHDVYLGNLRGSIFSNKHVKYSVNDPRYWNFNLDIMAANDLRSMLNFVAKSTGSKILYIGHSMGTTLSFMYSSEFSKEASQILQGIIALAPVGFLNGVPIIELARPIGIPLLDVLSVLHIRGLLYQEKIIHKLINVLCKNAVPEICYGFFSLATGPTKQFLPEDMLTFLSYWPSGLSIYQLKHYLQIGASKKFQKYDYGRIGNLKHYGSFKPPSYKLKDIKVPISLMYGENDILFRQKNVDRLFHEIGSHSKSKYAISAGRQGYSHIDFVYAKNLEDDLYQLMFDVLSSQMGSAK, encoded by the exons ATGTCGCTACCACTGGTGTttctctatttattttttccctCGTCATCAGTTTcaatcaatataaaaaataatgtttgcaCTAAAGTGGCCTCGTATCACCTTGCGCCAATCAGTCCAGACTGTAGATACAATCCTGATGTTTTGTCCGATGTT caAGCAATGTCACAACGACATGGCtacagttttgaaaaattgccaGTCACAACTGACGATGGCtacatattaaatattttcaaaatttcgtcaaaaaattcagTTGGGGATAAATTACCAGTGTTTGTGCAACATGGAATTGCCGAAAATTCGGGCGCTTGGGCTGATAAAGGCAACCGATCTTTGG CTTATAGGCTTGTGGAGGAAGGACATGATGTGTATTTAGGAAATCTGAGAGGTtcaatcttttcaaacaaacatGTCAAATATTCAGTTAACGATCCCAGATATTGGAATTTTAA TTTGGACATAATGGCAGCAAACGACCTAAGATCAATGTTAAATTTTGTGGCCAAAAGCACCGGCTCAAAAATCCTGTACATTGGCCACTCTATGGGAACAACCTTATCGTTCATGTATTCGTCCGAGTTTAGCAAAGAAGCGAGTCAGATCCTTCAGGGAATTATCGCACTAGCACCAGTTGGATTTTTGAACGGAGTCCCAATTATAGAACTGGCTAGACCAATCGGAATCCCACTtctt GACGTGTTATCCGTGTTACACATTCGGGGACTTTTGTACCAGGAAAAAATTATCCACAAATTGATAAATGTCCTTTGCAAGAACGCAGTTCCTGAGATTTGTTACGGGTTTTTCAGCCTTGCCACTGGACCAACTAAACAATTCTTGCCT GAAGACATGTTGACGTTTTTGAGCTACTGGCCGAGTGGTTTATCCATTTACCAACTGAAACACTACTTACAAATCGGTGCgagtaaaaaatttcagaaatacgATTACGGCCGTATTGGTAATTTGAAACACTACGGTTCTTTCAAACCCCCTAGTTACAAACTCAAGGATATTAAAGTCCCCATCTCGCTAATGTACGGCGAAAATGACATTCTTTTCAGGCAAAAA aacgtGGACCGATTATTTCACGAAATTGGCTCTCACAGTAAAAGCAAGTATGCAATTTCGGCCGGTCGGCAGGGTTATTCTCACATTGACTTTGTTTATGCCAAAAACTTGGAGGATGATTTGTACCAGTTGATGTTTGATGTTTTAAGCTCGCAAATGGGAAGcgccaaataa